One window of the Thermodesulfomicrobium sp. WS genome contains the following:
- a CDS encoding zinc ribbon domain-containing protein — MPIYEYRCEECHQVFEEWQKDFVERTMRCPICGSESHRVISNTSFILKGGGWYASGYCKEGGNGQKKAESGASCSCTSSSCSSSTSSDA; from the coding sequence ATGCCCATCTACGAATACCGCTGCGAGGAGTGCCATCAAGTCTTCGAGGAGTGGCAGAAAGACTTCGTGGAGCGCACCATGCGCTGCCCCATCTGCGGAAGCGAATCCCATCGCGTGATCTCCAACACGTCGTTCATCTTGAAGGGCGGAGGATGGTACGCTTCCGGCTACTGCAAAGAGGGGGGCAACGGGCAGAAAAAGGCCGAGTCCGGGGCGTCGTGTTCGTGCACGTCGAGCTCGTGTTCTTCCTCGACATCATCGGACGCCTAA
- the purB gene encoding adenylosuccinate lyase: MIERYTRPEMGALWSLERKFQAWLDVELAVCEAWCELGVIPEAAMAEIRAKAGFDTARILELEETTRHDVIAFLTAVEERVGEAARYIHLGCTSSDIVDTAGALLLVEAGQKIRQGLVALLETLKRLALEHKGRLCMGRTHGIHAEPTSFGLKMLGFYAEFSRHLTRLDAAVENMRVGKISGAVGTYAMLSPEVERRALHRLGLAVDPVSTQILQRDRHAQLLTALALLAGGVERLCVELRHLQRTEVLEVEEGFAPGQKGSSAMPHKKNPISAENLAGLARLVRTNSLAAMENMALWHERDISHSSVERVIFPDSTILVDYMLHRLRRVLEGLRVIPENMERNLMGSYGLFFSQRVLLALVEAGWPRQKAYEAVQKVAMACWNERRSFPEAVRADATLSAALSAEALDALFDARFYLRHEDAIFTRVLGGA; encoded by the coding sequence ATGATTGAGCGCTACACCCGCCCGGAAATGGGCGCTTTGTGGAGTTTGGAGCGAAAATTCCAGGCCTGGCTGGACGTGGAACTCGCCGTATGCGAGGCATGGTGCGAGCTGGGCGTCATCCCGGAGGCGGCCATGGCCGAGATCCGCGCCAAGGCCGGTTTCGATACGGCCCGCATCCTGGAGCTGGAAGAGACCACGCGGCACGATGTCATCGCCTTTCTCACGGCGGTGGAGGAGCGCGTGGGCGAGGCGGCGCGCTACATCCATTTGGGGTGCACTTCTTCGGACATCGTGGATACCGCTGGCGCCCTGCTCCTGGTGGAAGCCGGGCAGAAGATCCGCCAAGGGCTGGTGGCGCTGCTGGAGACCCTCAAGCGTCTGGCCCTGGAACACAAGGGACGGCTGTGCATGGGCCGCACCCACGGCATCCACGCCGAGCCCACCAGCTTTGGGCTCAAGATGCTCGGGTTCTACGCGGAATTTTCCCGGCATCTGACACGCCTCGACGCTGCGGTGGAAAACATGCGCGTGGGCAAGATCTCCGGCGCGGTGGGTACGTACGCCATGCTCTCCCCCGAGGTGGAGCGCCGGGCGCTGCATCGCCTCGGCCTGGCCGTGGACCCGGTGTCCACCCAGATCCTCCAGCGCGATCGTCACGCCCAGTTGCTCACGGCCCTCGCCCTGCTTGCCGGCGGCGTGGAGCGTTTGTGTGTCGAGCTCAGGCATCTGCAGCGCACCGAGGTCCTGGAGGTGGAAGAAGGCTTTGCCCCGGGCCAGAAAGGCTCTTCGGCCATGCCGCACAAAAAGAATCCCATCTCCGCCGAGAACCTGGCGGGCCTGGCGCGGCTGGTACGCACCAACAGCCTGGCGGCCATGGAGAACATGGCCCTGTGGCACGAGCGCGACATCAGCCACTCCTCTGTGGAGCGGGTGATCTTCCCCGACTCCACCATCCTTGTGGACTACATGCTCCACCGCCTGCGCCGGGTGCTCGAGGGCTTGCGCGTCATCCCCGAGAACATGGAGCGGAACCTCATGGGCTCCTACGGGCTCTTCTTTTCCCAGCGGGTGCTCCTGGCCCTGGTGGAGGCCGGCTGGCCGCGGCAAAAGGCTTACGAGGCGGTGCAGAAGGTGGCCATGGCCTGCTGGAACGAACGCCGCTCCTTTCCCGAGGCCGTGCGCGCCGACGCCACCTTGAGCGCGGCGCTTTCTGCCGAAGCCTTGGATGCCCTTTTCGATGCCCGGTTCTATCTGCGCCACGAAGACGCCATCTTTACGCGCGTGTTGGGAGGGGCATGA
- the pyrE gene encoding orotate phosphoribosyltransferase, which produces MRRRLAQLLLEKSYLEGEFTLTSGKKSDYYFDCKPTALHPEGAYLIGRLLVEELKKLGGVDGVAGMTLGADPLVSAVTVVSYLEGMPLAGIIVRKNPKGHGTNRYLEGLTNFAPGARVALLEDVVTTGGTLLTTIERVQAEGLTVAAVLCVLDREEGGRARLAEAGFELHALFTRAELLAAGTGGGPEGQRLAEGR; this is translated from the coding sequence ATGCGCCGGCGCCTTGCCCAGCTCTTGCTGGAAAAGTCGTACCTGGAAGGGGAATTCACCCTCACCTCGGGCAAAAAGAGCGACTACTATTTCGACTGCAAGCCGACGGCCCTGCATCCCGAAGGGGCCTATCTCATCGGCCGGCTGCTGGTGGAGGAACTCAAAAAACTCGGCGGTGTGGACGGGGTGGCCGGCATGACCTTGGGTGCGGATCCGCTGGTTTCGGCCGTGACCGTGGTGTCGTATCTGGAAGGCATGCCGCTTGCGGGCATTATCGTGCGCAAGAACCCCAAGGGCCACGGCACCAACCGCTATCTGGAGGGCCTGACCAACTTCGCCCCCGGCGCGCGGGTGGCCTTGCTGGAAGACGTGGTCACCACCGGCGGCACCTTGCTGACCACCATCGAGCGGGTGCAGGCCGAAGGGCTCACCGTGGCGGCGGTGCTCTGCGTGCTGGACCGCGAGGAAGGCGGCCGCGCCCGGCTTGCCGAGGCCGGCTTCGAGCTCCATGCCTTGTTCACCCGGGCCGAGCTCTTGGCGGCTGGCACAGGGGGCGGTCCCGAGGGGCAGCGCCTTGCGGAGGGGCGATGA
- a CDS encoding MBL fold metallo-hydrolase: protein MRIETLALGPLETNCYVVGDDTRAVVIDPGGEPEVVLAALEGRTLEAILATHFHFDHIQGIAGVAEATGAPVWADPREASLLDTELGAGGMWGFPRTPAFSWTPVEPGEHQLLGIPCQILSTPGHSPGGLSFYFPSLGAVFVGDLLFYRSVGRTDFPGSSAAVLERSVRERIFTLPEATRVYPGHGPATTVGDEMRHNPFFSPFQA, encoded by the coding sequence ATGCGTATTGAGACTTTGGCCCTTGGGCCGCTGGAAACCAATTGTTACGTGGTCGGGGACGACACCCGGGCAGTGGTCATCGACCCCGGCGGCGAGCCTGAAGTGGTACTGGCAGCGCTTGAGGGCCGGACCCTGGAGGCCATCCTCGCCACCCATTTCCACTTCGATCACATTCAAGGCATCGCTGGCGTGGCCGAGGCCACGGGCGCCCCGGTCTGGGCCGATCCCCGTGAGGCCTCGCTTTTGGACACCGAACTCGGCGCCGGCGGCATGTGGGGCTTTCCCCGCACCCCCGCCTTTTCCTGGACGCCGGTGGAACCCGGCGAACACCAGCTTCTCGGCATCCCGTGCCAGATCCTGAGCACCCCCGGCCATAGCCCGGGCGGGCTCTCCTTCTATTTCCCCTCCTTGGGGGCAGTGTTCGTGGGCGACCTCCTCTTTTATCGCTCCGTGGGGCGCACGGATTTTCCGGGCAGCTCGGCTGCGGTGCTGGAACGCTCGGTGCGCGAGCGGATCTTCACCCTGCCGGAGGCGACCCGCGTCTATCCCGGCCACGGACCAGCCACCACCGTGGGCGACGAAATGCGCCACAATCCATTTTTTTCGCCTTTTCAGGCATGA
- a CDS encoding flavodoxin family protein, giving the protein MELVLSLSPHKGGTTETLAAAVAGMRQARCLFLRDFHITPCRGCGACRQGVCPLAAGDDAEALFARVGAASRLMVAAPVYFYHVPALAKAWIDRAQSRYWSGPPAAAPKPAAALLVAGRPRGEELFSGIVRTLRFFLPYLGFALGPVVELRGVEGPGDLDARLWEAVRGRLSAWPHPEGG; this is encoded by the coding sequence ATGGAACTGGTCCTGAGCCTTTCCCCGCATAAAGGGGGCACGACGGAGACCCTGGCTGCGGCCGTGGCGGGCATGCGCCAGGCGCGGTGTCTCTTTTTGCGGGATTTTCACATAACCCCGTGCCGGGGCTGCGGGGCTTGCCGTCAGGGGGTGTGTCCCCTGGCGGCAGGTGACGATGCCGAGGCGCTGTTTGCCCGAGTGGGTGCGGCTTCTCGGCTCATGGTGGCCGCACCGGTGTACTTCTACCATGTGCCGGCCTTGGCCAAGGCGTGGATCGACCGGGCCCAGAGCCGCTATTGGTCCGGGCCGCCTGCGGCAGCCCCCAAGCCCGCCGCCGCGCTGCTCGTGGCAGGCAGACCGCGGGGGGAGGAGCTTTTTTCAGGTATTGTGCGCACGCTGCGGTTTTTCTTGCCGTATCTGGGCTTTGCCTTGGGGCCTGTGGTGGAGTTGCGCGGCGTGGAAGGGCCTGGGGATCTGGATGCACGCCTTTGGGAGGCGGTGCGCGGGAGGCTTTCCGCCTGGCCGCACCCGGAGGGCGGATGA
- a CDS encoding ComF family protein: MMGNWGAWLGRRCQGCGAVVAEGWLCAQCSRHMPRQTHSFCPRCGEIRAGAAGAPLVCGRCRLDPPPWSAVAFWGGYAGLLRRLLVRLKFAGELGLVGVLGWMMAEAVQERGLVADVVVPVPMRPSGLAERGFNQSVELARVLSRRMGWPMRQLLTKIRDTERQARLSCAERQANVAGAFVSAPVPGLRVAVVDDIMTTGATARACAWALKAAGAREVWCAVVARA; the protein is encoded by the coding sequence ATGATGGGCAATTGGGGGGCGTGGCTTGGCCGTCGCTGCCAGGGCTGTGGTGCGGTAGTGGCCGAAGGCTGGCTGTGCGCGCAATGCTCTCGGCATATGCCGCGTCAGACGCATTCCTTTTGTCCGCGCTGTGGGGAGATCCGTGCGGGGGCGGCAGGGGCGCCGCTGGTGTGCGGCCGCTGCCGTCTGGACCCGCCGCCGTGGAGCGCGGTGGCCTTTTGGGGGGGATACGCCGGGCTTTTGCGCCGGCTTTTGGTGCGCTTGAAATTTGCCGGCGAGCTGGGCCTCGTGGGGGTTTTGGGCTGGATGATGGCCGAGGCGGTGCAGGAGCGGGGGCTTGTGGCCGATGTGGTGGTGCCGGTGCCCATGCGCCCCTCGGGGTTGGCGGAGCGTGGCTTCAACCAGAGTGTGGAGCTGGCCCGGGTGCTTTCCCGGCGCATGGGCTGGCCGATGCGCCAGCTACTCACCAAGATTCGGGACACCGAGCGCCAGGCACGGCTTTCGTGCGCCGAGCGCCAGGCGAACGTGGCTGGGGCCTTTGTATCGGCGCCGGTACCTGGGCTGCGCGTGGCCGTGGTGGATGACATCATGACAACCGGGGCCACGGCCCGGGCGTGTGCCTGGGCGTTGAAGGCCGCAGGGGCGCGGGAGGTATGGTGCGCGGTGGTGGCACGGGCATGA